A genomic stretch from Corynebacterium faecale includes:
- a CDS encoding hydrogen peroxide-inducible genes activator produces MSNKEYRPTLAQLRTFATIAECKHFGTAASKLSISQPSLSQALVALETGLGVQLIERSTRKVIVTPAGEKLLPYAKSTLDAAESFLAHARGANGSLTGPLTIGIIPTVAPYILPPLLNIVDTEFSELEPHIVEDQTKHLLSLLRDGAIDVALMALPSETPGMKEIPLYDEDFVVVVPENHVFAGRQDLQLSALEELELLLLDDGHCLHDQIVDLCRRADINPISSTTAVTRASSLTTVMQLVVAGLGSTLVPVSAVPWECTRDGLSTANFGPDVTANRRVGLVYRSSSSRAEEFEQFAQILQRAFQEAMSRARDTGIELKNNESILPVDA; encoded by the coding sequence ATGAGTAATAAGGAGTACCGGCCCACTCTCGCGCAGCTTCGTACATTCGCGACGATCGCCGAGTGCAAACATTTCGGCACCGCTGCATCCAAACTATCCATTTCCCAACCTTCCCTCTCCCAGGCACTCGTAGCCCTGGAGACCGGCCTCGGTGTGCAGTTGATCGAACGATCCACCAGGAAGGTGATTGTCACCCCGGCGGGCGAAAAACTCCTCCCCTACGCCAAGTCCACACTGGATGCGGCAGAGTCGTTCCTCGCCCACGCCCGCGGCGCCAACGGATCCTTGACTGGCCCACTGACCATCGGCATCATCCCCACCGTTGCCCCCTACATCCTGCCACCCCTGCTCAATATCGTCGATACCGAATTCTCCGAACTTGAACCCCACATCGTGGAGGATCAGACCAAGCATCTGCTCTCACTCCTGCGTGACGGTGCCATCGATGTCGCCCTGATGGCCCTACCCTCGGAAACCCCGGGCATGAAGGAAATCCCCCTGTATGACGAGGACTTCGTCGTCGTGGTTCCAGAGAATCATGTCTTCGCAGGCCGCCAGGATCTCCAGCTCTCAGCTCTGGAGGAACTGGAACTTCTCCTCCTCGATGATGGCCACTGCCTCCATGACCAGATCGTGGACCTGTGTCGCAGGGCCGATATCAACCCGATCAGTTCGACGACAGCAGTCACCCGCGCATCCAGCCTCACCACCGTGATGCAGCTGGTGGTGGCCGGCCTCGGTTCCACCCTGGTGCCGGTCAGTGCGGTTCCCTGGGAGTGCACCCGCGATGGACTCTCCACCGCCAACTTCGGCCCAGATGTCACCGCTAACCGTCGGGTCGGACTGGTGTACCGCTCGTCCTCCTCACGCGCGGAGGAATTCGAACAGTTCGCCCAGATCCTCCAGCGTGCTTTCCAGGAAGCAATGTCACGTGCCAGGGACACCGGAATTGAACTGAAGAACAATGAGAGCATCCTCCCGGTTGATGCCTGA